A genomic region of Caenorhabditis elegans chromosome V contains the following coding sequences:
- the tag-329 gene encoding Cysteine proteinase (Confirmed by transcript evidence), whose amino-acid sequence MASLLALFFIQIFIFTVTSFDVGANFEDSFFEINIDRNNPEKLYKEFEDFIVKYKRNYKDEIEKKFRFQQFVATHNRVGKMNKAAKKAGHDTKYGINKFSDLSKKEIHGMYSKFGPPKNNTNVPKFNLKNLRVKRQMEGLPKTFDLRNKKVGGHYIIGPIKTQDSCACCWGFAATAVAEAALTVHLKKAMNLSEQEVCDCAPKHGPGCNGGDPVDGLEYIKEMGLTGGKEYPFNVNRSTQLGRCESEKYDRELNPLELDYYAIDPFNAEYQMTHHLYLLNLPISVAFRTGASLSSYLSGILELADCDDEKGGHWHSGAIVGYGTTKNSAGRTVDYWIFRNSWWTDWGDDGYARIVRGEDWCSIESHGYGARIPE is encoded by the exons ATGGCGTCTCTTCTGGCGCtcttttttatacaaatattCATATTCACCGTCACTTCATTTGATGTTGGAGCTAACTTTGAagactcattttttgaaatcaacatTGATCGAAACAATCCAGAGAAGTTGTACAAGGAATTCGAGGATTTCATTGTAAAGTACAAAAGAAATTATAAAGacgaaattgaaaagaagTTTCGTTTCCAGCAATTTGTGGCAACTCATAATAGAGTTGGAAA aatGAACAAGGCTGCCAAAAAAGCTGGTCATGATACAAAATATGGAATCAACAAGTTCAGTGACTTGAGCAAAAAAGAAATCCAC gGCATGTACTCTAAATTTGGGCCTCCCAAAAACAACACTAACGTTCCGaagttcaatttgaaaaacctgCGTGTCAAGCGACAAATGGAAGGTCttccaaaaacatttgatttgAGGAATAAGAAAGTTGGTGGACACTACATAATTGGACCGATTAAAACACAGG ATTCGTGTGCTTGTTGTTGGGGATTTGCAGCAACCGCAGTAGCTGAAGCTGCTCTGACAGTGCACTTAAAGAAAGCAATG AACCTTTCCGAACAAGAGGTATGTGACTGTGCACCCAAACATGGTCCAGGATGCAATGGAGGCGATCCAGTTGATGGTCTTGAATATATTAAAGAAATGGGATTAACAGGCGGAAAGGAATATCCTTTTAATGTTAATCGATCAACACAACTTGGTCGTTGCGAATCAGAGAAATATGATCGAGAACTGAACCCTTTGGAATTAGATTATTATGCAATTGATCCGTTCAATGCTGAATATCAGATGACTCATCATCTATACCTTCTGAATTTACCAATTTCTGTGGCATTTCGTACTGGAGCAAGTCTGTCTTCCTATCTGAGTGGAATTCTAGAGCTTGCTGATTGTGATGATGAAAAGGGTGGACATTGGCATTCGGGTGCAATTGTTGGTTATGGTACAACAAAGAATTCGGCGGGACGAACTGTTGACTACTGGATATTCAGAAACTCTTGGTGGACTGATTGGGGAGATGATGGTTACGCAAGAATTGTACGAGGAGAGGATTGGTGTAGCATTGAGTCACATGGATATGGTGCAAGAATCCCTGAATAA
- the C50F4.4 gene encoding COMM domain-containing protein (Confirmed by transcript evidence) encodes MEPVLNVWDSSHSILKSKITNRASIRILERYPVKEKNEVETLFDQEEMAGGDSEALFKLCHQLLNVWKYAIYFQPKSEVFIDTLQENGYPDAVVKGILEAYTSETFSQLFESLASCSHSGIPRVLSTDWTSRTVVRRNNIPSSDREAVLTFSTDQGVKQVQLCAKDLEKLYWTVNKVQSSLDGLLER; translated from the exons ATGGAACCTGTTTTAAATGTATGGGACTCGTcgcattcaattttaaaatcgaaaatcacaAATCGA gCGTCGATCAGGATATTAGAGCGATATCcagtgaaagaaaaaaatgaagtagAAACACTATTTGATCAAGAAGAGATGGCTGGAGGTGATTCAGAAGCCCTTTTCAAATTG tgtCATCAACTCTTGAATGTTTGGAAGTATGCCATTTACTTCCAGCCGAAATCTGAAGTTTTTATTGATACATTACAAGAG AACGGTTATCCTGATGCTGTTGTCAAAGGAATTCTGGAAGCCTATACTTCTGAAACCTTTTCCCAATTATTCGAATCACTTGCTTCATGCTCTCATTCCGGAATTCCACGTGTTCTGTCAACAGACTGGACTTCACGAACAGTTGTACGTCGAAACAATATTCCATCATCCGATCGTGAAGCTGTCCTGACCTTTTCGACTGATCAAGGAGTGAAACAAGTACAACTATGTGCCAAAgacctagaaaaattgtaCTGGACTGTAAATAAAGTGCAATCATCATTAGATGGATTACTTGAAAGATAA
- the C50F4.12 gene encoding Transcription termination factor 3, mitochondrial (Confirmed by transcript evidence) yields the protein MTVPASIVRFMGTTAIIGFRQQTRGMTMITPKKPPDLSFKPATQVKTVSEKSLQSSLTDEESQTNLEIIQNFDDKCQIENTREVATISSAIIAEARRLKSETGKATYRKIEYTEGELDHTDLTEPASPSNPHPFDPSELPPVHSHSIVPFVNHSPLLRFLVDIGVDLAEIENTTTVGKHLLRLQIEDVRQKIELMQNEIGFENEAIGPYLTRNPFFLIQDVNDMQTRLNYLELKKFTKSERLKIVDEYRYWLNCNVQLIDSRLGWLQQQFKLSAKATREIIVKEPRIIMFGTGPIERLVKMFNKELNFTTNQLKMLVMEDPRIFMMDSKLVSKTYKYVRDVMKINNETILEHPFILRCSLSVIKSRHDFLKRLGRANYQLAEKKESKIDISEVTDPEGSSKESCDLVSLEHFLHPSDAGFAMLAAKTYPVAFDKFLRNS from the exons ATGACAGTACCAGCATCGATTGTTCGTTTTATGGGTACTACAGCAATTATTGGATTTCGGCAACAAACGAGAGGCATGACTATG ATTACACCAAAGAAGCCTCCAGATCTTTCCTTCAAACCTGCAACGCAAGTAAAAACTGTTTCGGAGAAGAGTCTTCAAAGTTCTCTCACTGATGAAGAAAGTCAAACTAATTTAGagataattcaaaattttgatgacaAATGTCAAATTGAGAACACACGAGAAGTAGCAACAATTTCATCGGCTATTATTGCAGAGGCGCGAAgattaaaatctgaaactg gaaaagcAACATAccggaaaattgaatacaCAGAAGGAGAGCTTGATCATACTGACCTCACTGAACCAGCGTCTCCATCGAATCCTCACCCATTTGATCCCTCAGAACTTCCTCCAGTTCATTCGCATTCCATTGTTCCATTTGTAAATCACTCGCCGCTTCTTCGATTTTTAGTTGATATTGGTGTAGAccttgctgaaattgaaaacacgACAACTGTTGGAAAGCATCTACTACGGTTGCAAATAGAAGACGTTcgacagaaaattgaattgatgcAAAACGAAATAGGGTTTGAAAATGAAGCGATTGGTCCATATTTAACAAGAAATCCGTTCTTTTTAATTCAAGATGTGAATGATATGCAAACAAGGCTCAATTATTTAGAGCTTAAGAAATTCACAAAGTCTGAAAGACTAAAGATCGTTGATGAATATAGATATTGGTTGAATTGCAATGTTCAGTTGATTGATTCACGATTGGGATGGTTACAGCAACAGTTCAAGTTATCAGCAAAAGCGACTAGAGAAATTATCGTCAAGGAACCTCGAATTATAATGTTTGGAACTGGACCAATTGAACGACTTGTTAAGATGTTTAACAAAGAACTCAACTTCACTACAAATCAACTAAAAATGTTAGTCATGGAGGATCCAAGAATTTTTATGATGG attcTAAATTGGTATCGAAGACCTACAAATACGTTCGCGACGTCATGAAAATCAACAATGAAACTATTCTGGAGCATCCATTCATTCTTCGATGCTCATTAAGCGTCATAAAGTCAAGACATGACTTCCTTAAACGCCTCGGACGAGCAAATTATCAGTTggccgaaaaaaaagaatcgaaaattgatatttctgAAGTTACCGATCCAGAAGGATCTTCAAAAGAAAGCTGTGATCTTGTTAgccttgaacattttttacatcCTTCTGATGCTGGTTTTGCGATGCTTGCGGCTAAAACATATCCAGTAGCATTTGATAAATTCCTGAGAAATTCATAG
- the C50F4.16 gene encoding Uridine diphosphate glucose pyrophosphatase NUDT14 (Confirmed by transcript evidence) → MTASKISDVSFVTDFVSKYQKGMEMSYTLDGNSRVSEFNQKMSSVSILLFHRDLEQFLLVRQFRPAIFTASISNSPENHGKEFDKIDWSSYDSETGYTIELCAGLIDKEGLSPREIASEEVAEECGYRVDPDDLIHVITFVVGAHQSGSAQHLYYAEIDESMKISEGGGNVHEGEVITKVYYPVNVAREIARPAIGTHAEVKGPPGVLFAFQWWFLVLDPKKKGLIATPPTGYQWQPHNVKTISNVKFNTDFDKKKYGYNPKRMIFTINGITRNWDLALCPNTATCILVDMVKKELIFLQKLRAPVFVGKNRFLKENIGKPLDEIDFSNSDPKIAYTLELVVNRVPDFDDPRKFARISVKQLGYDLPEDSFKLQAKCIPGIGQSGDTQSIFAVDVSKARLCEKEEDEDIEELRVSFADLPSLYRQHNIGPPTTYYAIGFALDQLLERDTL, encoded by the exons atgacagCGTCAAAAATTAGTGATGTCTCTTTTGTGACTGATTTTGTATCAAAATATCAGAAAGGAATGGAGATGTCTTACACATTGGATGGAAATTCACGTGTTAGtgaattcaatcaaaaaatgagcagTGTATCCATTCTTCTATTTCATAGAGATTTAGAGCAATTTCTTCTAGTTCGTCAATTTCGACCAG CAATCTTCACCgcatcaatttcaaattcgcCGGAGAATCACGGTAaagaatttgataaaattgactGGAGCAGCTATGATTCTGAAACTGGCTACACCATTGAACTTTGTGCTGGACTAATTGACAAGGAAGGATTATCTCCTAGAGAAATTGCATCAGAAGAAGTTGCTGAAGAATGTGGATATCGTGTGGATCCTGATGATCTAATTCATGTAATAACATTTGTTGTGGGTGCTCATCAATCTGGAAGTGCTCAACATTTATATTACGCGGAAATCGACGAATCCATGAAAATCAGCGAAGGAGGTGGAAATGTTCATGAGGGAGAAGTAATTACTAAAGTTTATTACCCTGTCAACGTTGCACGTGAAATTGCACGCCCTGCTATTGGAACACATGCAGAAGTGAAAGGACCTCCAGGCGttctttttgcttttcaatggtggtttttggttttggaTCCAAAAAAG aaaggGCTCATCGCAACTCCACCAACTGGATATCAATGGCAGCCGCACAATGTAAAAACCATTTCGAACGTAAAATTCAACACTGATTTTGACAAAAAGAAGTATGGTTATAATCCAAAGAGAATGATTTTCACAATT AATGGAATAACCCGCAACTGGGATTTAGCCTTATGTCCAAACACAGCTACATGTATTCTTGTAGATATGGTGAAGAAAGAATTGATTTTCTTGCAGAAACTCCGTGCAC CGGtgtttgttggaaaaaatcgttttttgaaagaaaacattgGAAAGCCTCTGGATGAGATTGATTTCTCGAATTCCGATCCTAAAATTGCATACACT CTTGAACTCGTTGTTAACCGTGTTCCGGATTTCGACGATCCTCGAAAATTCGCTCGAATCTCAGTGAAGCAACTTGGCTACGATCTTCCAGAAGATTCGTTTAAACTCCAAGCAAAGTGTATTCCGGGAATCGGTCAATCTGGAGACACCCAATCTATTTTTGCCGTGGATGTTAGTAAAGCACGACTTTGTGAGaaggaagaagatgaagacATTGAAGAACTTCGTGTTTCTTTTGCGGATTTGCCGTCTCTGTACCGACAACACAATATAGGACCACCAACTACTTACTATGCCATTGGATTTGCTCTTGATCAGCTTCTCGAGAGAGACACGCTGTAA
- the mdf-1 gene encoding uncharacterized protein (Product from WormBase gene class mdf;~Confirmed by transcript evidence; MAD (yeast Mitosis arrest DeFicient) related), which yields MNYDEDIVDEDEYEESEATMLFAEEIKKQFKREFPLKAETEKKLKQATFRRHAPVEARKINFDMTLSPVAPIELASAKKEKESAQRQLVTLREDHERMKQMMQTNQAKLAEKTIDLETNREKMLELQEQVELLKQERDDTIAECNRNVDIWTAFGKKYYTWYSMANTQLESVKLYIDNDGKFENDEEVTRLNAVPRQMYRALEQFDYDDETVEELGSGSLLEYEGVSFATRRPPSPETEREIARADQSAANFTLPQSNFTLLEDSNNTIMPEDQTMMTDGCIANRSLIDYEKDEKIQRLLLENSVLKDRLNVSSGRAERSMIFEERNRTLEFEKKALHKQLDSTFSEIEAIRIGQAGNLFNIDEKIPSSSDNSAKQLQLIDRITQLITKNNQLEKDFEAATSRMTKVMRESTDCARRNERLEDAFSSERVRSQDLENEKSRLSEQLELSNNELEKVKKQLEESQSQLDEVLSMTLTVPASEPASLPAPTDAGNSTQIFHMASNPLQDAHNEFQASESRKRKLTDAPAGDQWREQEFAELEKRLYDCESEKKVLESSYNLHKELSSKFRQVCIALTGLQIKLKDADEGICTVQSEYEGGSAQQFVFKYFYGTPRIDMLDVSCESTTEMLRKWEPLMKKYIGDRNSIPAFLAAMTLQLEQDRDFDETMHERTHTFSVLHED from the exons atgaaTTACGATGAAGACATTGTCGATGAAGACGAATATGAAGAGTCGGAAGCTACAATGTTGTTCGctgaagaaatcaaaaaacagttcaaaagAGAGTTTCCGTTGAAAGCAGAGACAGAAAAAAAGCTGAAGCAGGCAACATTTCGTCGACATGCGCCGGTGGAggccagaaaaatcaatttcgatATGACACTCTCACCTG tGGCTCCAATCGAATTGGCaagtgcaaaaaaagaaaaagagtcGGCACAGCGTCAATTGGTAACACTCCGTGAAGATCACGAACGTATGAAACAAATGATGCAAACGAATCAAGCGAAGTTGGCTGAAAAAACCATTGATCTGGAGACGAATCGTGAGAAAATGTTGGAGCTGCAAGAGCAAGTCGAACTTCTGAAGCAAGAACGAGATGACACCATCGCAGAGTGTAATCGAAACGTTGATATTTGGACAGCATTCGGCAAAAAATACTACACTTGGTACTCAATGGCGAATACTCAGCTGGAATCTGTGAAATTGTACATAGACAACGacggaaagtttgaaaacgaCGAAGAAGTTACACGATTGAATGCAGTTCCAAGACAGATGTACAGGGCTCTTGAACAATTCGATTATGATGATGAAACAGTAGAAGAACTTGGTTCAGGAAGTCTGCTAGAATATGAAGGTGTTTCATTTGCTACCCGTAGACCACCATCTCCTGAAACGGAAAGAGAAATCGCTCGTGCTGATCAATCGGCTGCTAACTTTACTCTACCTC AATCCAATTTCACACTTCTCGAGGATTCAAATAACACCATAATGCCAGAAGATCAAACAATGATGACTGATGGCTGCATTGCCAATCGATCACTTATTGATTACGAGAAAGATGAGAAAATTCAGCGATTACTACTGGAAAACAGTGTTCTCAAAGATCGTTTGAATGTCTCGAGTGGGCGTGCTGAAAGGTCGATGATTTTCGAAGAACGTAATCGTACTTTAGAGTTTGAGAAGAAAGCTCTCCATAAGCAGTTGGACAGCACATTT agTGAGATTGAAGCTATTCGGATTGGCCAAGCAGGGAACTTGTTCAATATAGACGAGAAAATTCCTTCGAGTTCAGACAATTCCGCTAAGCAACTGCAGCTCATTGACAGAATCACTCAGCTCATTACGAAGAACAATCAGCtcgaaaaagattttgaagcaGCTACTTCCAGAATGACGAAAGTTATGCGAGAAAGCACAGACTGTGCTCGTCGCAACGAACGACTTGAGGATGCTTTTTCGAGCGAGAGAGTCAGAAGCCAAGAccttgaaaatgagaaaagccGGCTCTCTGAACAGTTAGAGTTGAGCAACAATGAATTGGAGAAGGTCAAGAAACAGTTGGAAGAATCTCAATCTCAGCTCGATGAAGTTCTCAGCATGACTTTAACTGTCCCAGCTTCAGAACCGGCATCTTTACCTGCTCCAACCGATGCCGGAAATAGTACACAGATTTTCCATATGGCTTCTAATCCACTCCAAGATGCTCACAATGAATTCCAAGCGTCTGAAAGTAGGAAAAGAAAGTTGACAGATGCTCCAGCTGGTGATCAATGGAGAGAGCAAGAGTTTGCTGAATTGGAGAAGCGTCTTTACGACTgcgaaagtgagaaaaaagtaCTCGAAAGTAGTTACAATCTTCATAAGGAACTCTCGTCGAAGTTCCGGCAAGTTTGTATTGCTCTGACCGGTCTCCAAATCAAACTGAAAGATGCAGACGAAGGAATATGCACTGTACAAAGCGAATATGAAGGTGGTTCCGCTCAGCAGTTCGTGTTTAAGTATTTCTATGGAACTCCTCGCATCGATATGCTTGATGTCAGCTGTGAATCAACTACTGAAATGCTTCGAAAGTGGGAGCCACTTATGAAAaa GTACATTGGCGACCGAAATTCGATTCCGGCTTTCTTAGCAGCAATGACTCTTCAGCTGGAACAGGATCGAGATTTTGACGAGACGATGCATGAGAGAACACATACATTCAGTGTCTTACACGAGGACTAA
- the his-35 gene encoding Histone H2A (Confirmed by transcript evidence) yields the protein MSGRGKGGKAKTGGKAKSRSSRAGLQFPVGRLHRILRKGNYAQRVGAGAPVYLAAVLEYLAAEVLELAGNAARDNKKTRIAPRHLQLAVRNDEELNKLLAGVTIAQGGVLPNIQAVLLPKKTAGDKE from the exons ATGTCCGGACGTGGAAAGGGAGGAAAAGCTAAGACCGGTGGAAAGGCCAAGTCCCGTTCGTCGAGAGCTGGACTTCAATTCCCAGTTGGTCGTCTTCATCGTATTCTCCGTAAAGGAAACTACGCACAACGTGTTGGAGCAGGAGCACCG GTGTACCTCGCAGCAGTTCTGGAGTACCTCGCCGCCGAAGTTCTCGAGTTGGCTGGAAACGCTGCCCGTGACAACAAGAAAACCCGTATTGCACCAAGACATCTCCAACTCGCTGTCCGTAATGACGAGGAATTGAACAAACTGTTGGCTGGAGTCACCATCGCCCAAGGAGGAGTTCTTCCAAACATCCAAGCCGTGCTTCTCCCAAAGAAGACTGCAGGAGACAAAGAATAA
- the his-41 gene encoding putative histone H2B 3 (Partially confirmed by transcript evidence), protein MAPPKPSAKGAKKAAKTVSKPKDGKKRKHARKESYSVYIYRVLKQVHPDTGVSSKAMSIMNSFVNDVFERIASEASRLAHYNKRSTISSREIQTAVRLILPGELAKHAVSEGTKAVTKYTSSK, encoded by the exons ATGGCCCCACCAAAACCATCAGCTAAAGGAGCCAAAAAGGCTGCTAAGACCGTCAGCAAGCCAAAAGACggaaagaaaagaaagcaTGCTCGTAAGGAATCCTACTCGGTCTACATCTACCGTGTTTTAAAGCAG GTTCACCCAGACACCGGTGTGTCATCCAAGGCTATGTCGATCATGAATTCGTTTGTCAACGATGTCTTCGAGAGAATTGCTTCGGAAGCATCTCGTCTGGCCCACTACAACAAGAGATCCACCATCTCTTCTCGCGAAATCCAAACCGCTGTCCGTCTCATTCTTCCTGGAGAACTTGCAAAGCATGCTGTTTCAGAAGGAACCAAGGCTGTCACCAAGTACACTTCCagtaaataa
- the C50F4.6 gene encoding Cold-shock protein (Partially confirmed by transcript evidence), producing the protein MPKNTKKSQGNKKLEMTNKQFDDLLKEMGGLPEGMNLDPELLAVLRQATNAEFNKVAKEKYGDVPEGSDDDEEQQTSEQNKEQQQSSSSKST; encoded by the exons ATGCCAAAGAACACCAAGAAGAGCCAAGGAAACAAGAAATTGGAGATGACCAATAAGCAATTCGATGATTTGCTGAAGGAG ATGGGAGGTCTCCCAGAGGGAATGAATCTCGATCCAGAGCTTCTCGCAGTTCTTCGTCAAGCAACAAATGCCGAGTTCAACAAGGTGGCCAAGGAGAAGTATGGAGATGTTCCAGAAGGTTCAGATGATGACGAAGAGCAGCAAACTTCGGAGCAGAATAAGGAGCAGCAGCAGTCATCCAGTTCGAAGAGTACTTAG
- the his-37 gene encoding Histone H4 (Partially confirmed by transcript evidence): protein MSGRGKGGKGLGKGGAKRHRKVLRDNIQGITKPAIRRLARRGGVKRISGLIYEETRGVLKVFLENVIRDAVTYCEHAKRKTVTAMDVVYALKRQGRTLYGFGG, encoded by the exons ATGTCTGGACGTGGAAAGGGAGGAAAAGGACTTGGAAAGGGAGGTGCTAAACGGCATCGTAAAGTTCTTCGTGACAACATCCAGGGAATCACAaag CCAGCAATTCGCCGTCTCGCTCGTCGTGGTGGAGTCAAACGTATCTCTGGACTTATCTACGAGGAAACTCGTGGAGTTCTGAAGGTCTTCCTTGAAAATGTCATTCGTGATGCTGTCACTTACTGTGAGCACGCCAAAAGAAAGACTGTAACCGCGATGGACGTTGTCTATGCCTTGAAACGTCAAGGAAGAACTCTCTACGGATTCGGTGGATAA